The following nucleotide sequence is from Scleropages formosus chromosome 4, fSclFor1.1, whole genome shotgun sequence.
AAAATCTCCGACCCTGGTGAAGGCAGCCTTGCCTCgacagatggatggaaaacAGATGTCGTTTGCTCAAGAATCGCGGTACCTGTTTTCCTGCAGaatttatatacagtgtgtatttAGACCTACATTCATCCACTTTAACCGTTTGTCGTCAAGAAGCTGTCAAAGTATTACAGGCAAACTCCAATTTCAGTGACCTGCTCTTTTTGCTTCCTCTGAacatcacattcattcatttggcagagGCTTCCCTCCAAAATGACGTACACCTTAAATAACACAAAAGCGCATCAACAAATAACAGCAGAACTGGCAAACGCTTTGTAGCTGAAGCATTTAACGTTCCTCCTGATGTTGCTCCGTCTTGCTCCAACTGAGCCTTGTTTTGCATTTACCGCGGTAATCTTGCGAACGACAGGGTTTCGCTCATCGGCTGAGTGACAGGAAGGCTTGCGATGCCGTCTGTGGCCTTTGGGGCCATGAGGGGCCAAAACAATATCTTGAATAAGAAGGGTAGTTCTGTTTCGCCGTTGATCACGAGTCCCGGCTCGCCGCACCCTCCAGCAGATGGCCTCCTTAAGCCGAGGAACAGTGCAGCTTCTGAGAGAGATCATCGTGAGAAAGGGAGGCTGCGGTGTCGCTCGTTCAGTTGCAGAGTTTCGATGTTcttgtggatttcctcccacggtTCAAAGGCATTTTTCTGAGCTGAGCTAGAGAAACTAAGTTGCCCTTGTGAATGTGagagtgactgagtgtgtgtgattgccctgtgatggagtggcatcctgccCGGGGTGTACTCCCCCATATGCTCTATGGACAGGACTATTTTGTATTGGGTAGTGCCGTTACTGGAAACAGATGGATAGACCAATTCTGGGAGCACATCTCTAATACGACACTGGTGTTCTCGCACTTTTTTCTAGACACGGCAGTAACTCTTTCACTTCTTTGTCCTTTGGATAATTGACCACGTATGGCACAGTTAGTGTCTCTAACgggcgacacggtggcacagtgagtagcgctgttgtctcacagcgcctgggtggtacaagaggatgtgggttgaatccctgctcagtctgtgtggcgtttgcatgttgtccccgtgtctgtatgggtttccttggggtgctctggtttcctcccacagtccaaagacatgctgttcaggttcccccatagtgtgtgagtgacagagagagtgtgttccactgctgtatggatgagtgacccatagtaagttgtgtatctaacagtgtaagtcaccttggtgaaggaggtgtgtgggctgataacactccacAGAGTTTATTagtattgctttggagaaaagcatctgctaaataaatgttgatgTAATGGGATATGTTCCCTACAGAGTCATTGTCCTGCACTGTCCACCTACATTTTTAAGCCAATTAGAACACGTTTTTGATTGTTATTTTGACTTTCACAGTAGTCTGGAAGAGTAGTGCATTACTCACATAACTTTAGATGTAGCCCAACTTTTCAACTAAGGCAcataaaaactgtataaatgagagcAAAAGAAGCTGAGAGTAGGATGCTGCGAGGAGGCGCACTTATTTCCTGGAGGAGTGATCCATTCCCACGCCCACGCTGTGAAAGGAGATTCCACCGCAGGCATGCGGCTCTCTAATTGTCCTAAGGTAGCGCGCTGCTGTCTGCGACACGTCCTGCCCATTTCAGTCTCTAAAGCTGGAAGGGTTTGAGCAGAAAACTCTCAGCAGCGTTTCTTGTGCTTGGGAATTGTTATAATCAAGTCTGTACACATGCTTATAACTTCAGTGCCAAAGAAGCAGACCCATATGGGATTGTTTTACACCAAATCCCTTCAAGGGATCCATCCATCTTATCATAGGGaagtaaaatatattatttgtgtCACAGCTTTCACCCACGTTTGGATGTTACGCACATTTTCCAATGTCGGCATCCCTGCTTTCCAGCCGTCAGCCTTAGAGAAACTTACGATTCCACAGCTTTACAATCCTGGCTCCTTGTGGAGCTGAGCGACAAAGGTTGGCGGTTCACTTTGAGCGCAGGCAGTAGAGGAAAAGCCGTGCCGCTCCGCATTCAGCCCTCGCGGAGCCGTCGGCTTCCTCGACGGAGGTCTCTGAGAATCAGGCCCACGTTGTCCGGACTGTCGGTCAGGCGCTGCGCGTGGGGAGCTGCTCGgagggaagagaaagagaaacccTTGGATTCGGACCATGAAGGACCATGAAGCACGAAGGACCATCCCTACCAGGCAATTTGAGTTTCAGAGACAGCAGGTTTGACAGCGATCTTGATTCCGCTACACAAGCCCATTTTTGGGTTAAAGCGGGATAAGAGTTCGGACTACTGTGCAGTACACCGTAGTATATTTATAGCAGCAATGTGACAAGCATGTTTCCTTCACAGTGCATCACATTATACATAGCAGCCTGTTTGGAAACTGTACATAAAGGTCGTTACACAGGGTAGCGCTGTTAAATCTTAATTCCCTTCTTCATCTTTCctaatgagaaataaaaaagtcaattttGGCACAGTTTGTCCATGAACTTAAGTTTCAAAAATATCGgcaaaatgaagtaaaattacAGCACGTGCTTATCTTGACAACTAATTTTtagtaaataaatcatttattaggattacattttctcatttttattgtctgtttaGGATGCCAAATTAATCAAATTCTGAAGAATATAAGGTGctacttttatttcattagtATTTTTATTCTTGTGTCTTTCACCTTCTGATGCATCTAGATAAACACTATATGCTGTCTTGATATTTTACATACTtggtttttaatattaaaatacaatgagaaatattcattttaaagagCGAATATCTGGAGATCATACATTTATGAAGAAATGTGAACGAaactaaaatttttttattgcattctgGCATATTACAGCTGTTCCATGAtttaatgtaactgtaaaatatatGGATAAATAACATTGCtaaaacaagttaaaatataatattgccATCTTTATTGCACAACATTCCCACAAAATTgggaaaatgaaggaaaaatgcaaattaaaagaCCGTATGtacaaagggagaaaaaaaaaaaaaaacaaaacatacaacTGACAAATCGTTACACATCATActtaatttaaatgtgactataaatataaatattacctTAGTACATACGTAGTAATATATacttaagaaaaacaaatcgGACATTTTACAAAAAGGCATAATTCCTGCAATTGTTAAGAATTGTCGAGCTGTATCCTTTCAGCCAGCAATACTCCTTTTTTAGTAATATTCTTTCATGCCTCATGTCAATTAAGACTCAAGACACACGACACTACTTTCAGACAACAGTGAAATTCAAAGAATGTATTTATGCAACAGTAGAAAGAGctgtaaatatctgtaaaaataaatctcatttaaaactgccctttactgtgtttcattgtcataaactgaaaaaaaatgtgcttcaaattaatgaaaatcacagattttttttttttttttttaaatttcccctTGAAGCTGgaacaaagaaataacaatGTTATTGTTAGCTGGTATATTCAATAGTTTCCTTAAAAGCATGCATCCAAACAGTAAACATAGTGTAAGTGACAATGTAATAAGTTCAGAAATCATCGTCTGAAAAATTTTACAAACATTATCCGTCGTCGACCTGAAATTACGTACCGTTCAGACTCACAacaggtgagagagagaaagtagCTTTTTCAGCAGAGAACAACACTGCGTTTTATTTGTTCCTTATGAACATGAGTGTGTTTTATGAATGAGAAACAAGTTCCCTTTGAAGCAGGCAAACACAGCTAATAACGAAGGGGACGAACTTCAGCTGGAGGTATGAGGTAGATTGTACCTGTGACAATGGTGCACATGAATGGTGTCAAAGTGATCACTGGCACTACGTTTTCCTTTCTCCCTATTTCATCAGAACTTGTTATATACACAACACTTTCCTGGACTGCGTCATAAGTTTGAATTGAACACAAACAGGATTTCTCAAAGTGGCAAgtatttcctttctttcctaTACGTGTGCTCTTTGCGTGGTAAGAAAAGTATGGTTTGCATTTCCTGCCTGGCGTATCAGTCTTAACGAAAAAAGAAGATAGACGAATTTTATATAGGAGAGTAAAAGTATGCTTTGTATGCAAggtaaaactgagaaaaaagaaacaaaaaacatggaCAACAGTCTCCTCCTTTGGGAAAGTATTTCCACTGATCTCCAGTCTCTGCAGATTTAGACAGCGAGCGACAACCACGGCGTCCTTCTTTCGGGCCACTTCCTCTCCCTTGGCGTGCTTATTCGTCCTGCCTCGCTTTGGCCACCGTCAAGGCTGCCAGTCCGGGGCCGGCCCAGGGGTCCAACAAGTGCGGCGAGGACCGCGGGACTCCCTACGGCCTTACGGCGCCGAGTCGGGCCGGGCCGGACGTGCCTAGTCTGCACCAGCGCTGCGTTCTCGCCAGTCCTCTGGTTCCAGACTCGATTGTGCCGACGGCTCGCGGCCGTCTAGAGCAGGATCTGCGCCACGTACGGCGAGTGGGTGCTCGCGACCGCTGCCAACAGCGGCAGGTCGCTGGATTCGATCCTGGGGAAGTTGAAGAAACACACATCCTCTCAATACGTCTCCTAACAGCAGAGACGAACGTATTTTTCAACGCAACACaaactaaacatttacattaaaccaGGACGGCAAACTGCTGGTTCAAAACACGAGCAGTTTGAGACTTTTAATTGAGTTCAAGTTCGGTTTTttggaaaggagcaaaaaaaaaaaaaaaaaaaaaaaaagctacatttaCTATCCATGCACGTAAGATGCTTTTTGTGCCCACAAATACTTGCTACATCTGTACTGATTAAATTGTGAAAACAAccaattaattttcattcaaaACTAAAACAGAGGAGCCAGCGGCTTAGCAAAGGAAAGTGTTCCGGACCATTCTTACCCCAAAACCATCCCCAGCTCCTTGACATGAACTCTGGTTTGACCCTTCAAGTACTCTGCCAGCATTTTACTCTTGAAATAGAGCTCTTGCAGCCGGTCCTCAAGGTGCATTATGCACTGCGGAGAGAGAGCACgcacactttttacatttttacatttatttatttagcagacgcttttctccaaagtgacttccaatgaactctatgtagtgttattaacccacgggctaataacactacacagagttcattggaagtgacTTCTTTTGAAGTTGCGCGTTCGAAGCCAACAGGGAGGTCCGACAAACTCCAACTTGAGAACTCCAGCGGCACCTTACAGTTAAACAGTAGGGGGCGACACACACCACGGCTCACTTGAGGGGCGCCCTTGTACCGTATTTTAGTTCAGTGCGTGTGCGTTACATtttacagacacccctcgacttacacaAATAGACCGCTCTTCAACCACTTAggcaagtcaaaagttacgtgtCGGATTCCCCCTCGTCCCCCACCGTTCAACATCACCACATGCTCCTTTATACCTGCAGCATCTTTCTTTCCCCCAAATTCAGCAAAATTTAAACTAATGTGCATATTAATCCGGATTAATAACCCAGGTATTCAAAGTCCTCCCCATCCCGGGTCCGTCGCGGTGAACTTACGAAGTTTGGGGAAACGTTCAGCTTATACAGCTGGTGGGTGGAATGAAGCAGGTTGGACACCAAGTTGGACACGAGGACCTCCTTGCCCAGCTTATTGTCCATGGCGCGCCTCTGGCTGCTGGCCACCTGCACAGTCCACTTGTCTGTGTCCGCTATAATGCAGACCGCCTCGGCGATGGGCTCATCCAGCACTGGATGCTGTGGAAAggtggattttttaaaataaaaaataaaaatttaaaacacagcctttgacctataaataaaaaaaggaaggaagaacACAGAGACGTATCTCACGGGTACCTGTACGGCATGAGCCAAGTCTGTCACGAGGCACTGCTTGAGCCTCTCGTCGTTCGGCATCCCGTGCAGAACGAAGTCGGGGACGTACGTCGGACAGTAGCCTCCGAACAGGGACCTCCCAAAGTTGGCGATGCTGGGCTTGGAGAAATTCTCCACCAGCTTTGACCTGAAGGCACAGAGACGCAAGTGAATAAAGTGAGTTTGTGGCTCAAATGGAAATTCTACACGTTGCTCAGTTTTCGCACCAAACTCGCTGGTACTGTCACTTCATAGCTCAGTTTTTGCTTTATCCAACGTGACTTTTTACTCATTTCTATGGTTAAACACGGTATATTTATGGAGTAGCACAGATTCAGTACCTATTAAGgggggatgtgaaccagcaaccttaagGTTACAAGTCTGTCTTTGTTCTCCTCATGCCACCGCACATTACAatacattactgtacattatcAACATGCGAGCCGCTCGAACCCACCCTGGGAAGGGCACTTCCACCTCGTCCATCcattcctcctgctcctccccgTAGTACGCGCCCTCGTGGCGGTGGAGCTCCTGCGCGGCTTCTTCGCTCTCACTGTCCCCCAAGGCGCTATCGGAGCTCTCGTTCCGCGGGATCTCCCACTCGTTCGGGGGGCTCGCTTTCTTCAGGTGCCCCTGGTCCCCTTGGGGGACAGTGACAGAGATCACAATCGCTCTGCCCAGCTCGGCGGAACAGCTCGTGCAGCGGCTCTCGGCGGCCGCGACCCGTCCAGCGTCCTCGCGCCGCGGCGCCGCCTCCGTCGCCTTCTCCTTCGCTCTGTTCGTGCCGCGCGGCCGCTGCGCTTCCGGCACGTCATCGATTGTCCTGGTCTCCACGGGGTTTTCGTCACTAAAGTACTCATCAAACAGGTCCATGCACTCCTCCTGGGAGGATCCCCACTGCAGCGCTTTGCTGGACACATGCAAGAGCGGCATCTTACCCTCGCCGGTGCTGCTTTGGTCCTCTGATGCCTTCTTGGGCTCGCAGTGTTGCACGGtgcagccctgctgctgctgctgctgctgcttttccttcaGATGCCTCCTGTGCTTCCGTATTTGATCGTCCACCTTTCGCCTCCGGCTCTCGGTGTCCGAGTCCGGCGACATGGAATCCCCGATGAGGAAGGTCACTTTGCCGCCGGCGAGCCCCTCGACCGGGGTCTTGTCGGGGGGCTTCTTCTCCAGGGGTATTCCAGAGGAGCGGAACATTTTCACCGGCAGCTTCTCTGCGCTCAGGTCTTCCTCATCAACGGCATCTTCCATGCCCACGCCGGGCGCCACCACCAGCTCGCGCGGCGACGCAGACCCGACGCCCACCACAGTCTCCAGCCTCGTCTCCGGGCAGAGGCCGACTTTCTCCCTGCAGAGCGGGGCGTCATCTCCGCTGTCCTCATCCTGGCAGCAGGCAGGTGGCGTGGGCTCATCCTCTGGCTCAGCAgggggcggcggcggtggcggcggcggggggggcggGTAGTCGCCGTGAGGCTGGTGCACGGTGACCAGCACGTACTCGGACTCCTCCACCTCGCCCCGGCGCAGAGAGGTGGTGATGAGCGAGCCCGGCATAACGATGGCCTCGTCCTCGGCGCTCTCCAGCAGGTGCGTCTCCAGCAGCTCCGAGCAGCGAAGGAAGTAGGTGAGGAAGTAGAGCAGACGCTGCACCAGCTCCTGTCGCCGGCCCACCACCACGGTTCTGGAGAGGCGCACGGGGGAGCCGATCGCACCGTACAGATCGCCTGCAACGTTACGCACCACCGTCACCTCACACTGGCGCAAACTGCGACAAGGCTTTTCACCTTTaccatcatcgtcatcatcatcaccaccacatGACAACACAATTTGGGAGGATTTTAACTGTTTTCAAACGCGCCACAATCCGCCAATGTCGCAATACGTAgccctacaaacacacacttcttcaCAGCTGCAGAGTTCAAGCTGCTGCAGTTGTGCTCATCATTCCTATACTTAATCATCACTTCCTAGCATCTAATCTTTGTCATACTATATAACGTGACAATTCTGCTGCACATTGAAATGAATATACATCTTTATGTAGAGATGTAGGGCCTCTCCTTTTCCTGCTCACTCACCACTGTCATGTGGTACTTAGGTGTGGCCACAAAGAGAAGCGCGTTCATCCAGCTGCATCTCGTATTTCTTACACCGAGTGCACGTATTT
It contains:
- the fnip1 gene encoding folliculin-interacting protein 1 isoform X4, translated to MEIVREREAEQPGFCSVRGERAVNGAGGTRWFGLFHWPSPELEPSQIRLIVYQDCERRGRNVLFDSSNKRRSAEEGPATKQCGEVQARAFGRCCRLKPTGGSSSSLDSSSSSASEPREQGPRFQGSRCSSDANMLGEMMFGSVAMSYKGSTLKIHQIRSPPQLMLSKVFTARTGSSVYGSLNTLQDSLEFINQDTTLKPDQNTVVNCFLENIGPSNPMDMPGRGLYDERDSRIARSASLSSLLITPFPSPGSSLTSSCASSYQRRWLRSQTTSLENGVFPRWLMEESFNMSDDSGGPGLGVARKKKIAIGVIFQLSQDEEESGRFQDFFFSHFPLFESHMNKLKSAIEQAMKMSRRSADASQRALAYNRILDGLSEFRTTICNLYTMPRISEPVWLTMMSGTPEKNQLCCRFMKEFFLLVEQASKNQFLPALLTAVLTNHLAWVPTVMPNGQPPIKIFLEKHSSKSVDMLAKTHPYNPLWAQLGDLYGAIGSPVRLSRTVVVGRRQELVQRLLYFLTYFLRCSELLETHLLESAEDEAIVMPGSLITTSLRRGEVEESEYVLVTVHQPHGDYPPPPPPPPPPPPAEPEDEPTPPACCQDEDSGDDAPLCREKVGLCPETRLETVVGVGSASPRELVVAPGVGMEDAVDEEDLSAEKLPVKMFRSSGIPLEKKPPDKTPVEGLAGGKVTFLIGDSMSPDSDTESRRRKVDDQIRKHRRHLKEKQQQQQQQGCTVQHCEPKKASEDQSSTGEGKMPLLHVSSKALQWGSSQEECMDLFDEYFSDENPVETRTIDDVPEAQRPRGTNRAKEKATEAAPRREDAGRVAAAESRCTSCSAELGRAIVISVTVPQGDQGHLKKASPPNEWEIPRNESSDSALGDSESEEAAQELHRHEGAYYGEEQEEWMDEVEVPFPGSKLVENFSKPSIANFGRSLFGGYCPTYVPDFVLHGMPNDERLKQCLVTDLAHAVQHPVLDEPIAEAVCIIADTDKWTVQVASSQRRAMDNKLGKEVLVSNLVSNLLHSTHQLYKLNVSPNFCIMHLEDRLQELYFKSKMLAEYLKGQTRVHVKELGMVLGIESSDLPLLAAVASTHSPYVAQILL